Genomic segment of Raphanus sativus cultivar WK10039 unplaced genomic scaffold, ASM80110v3 Scaffold1818, whole genome shotgun sequence:
ATGGCCGGGAACACGAGCTAAAGTCTTGGTCCTCGATGACAAAAGCGGTCTGCAAAACGAGCTAGAGCTTAAGATCATCACCACTCGGATATGCCAAAGTACAGAAGTTCTGAACGGTGAACAACATTATGTAACTTTCAAGAAAGGTTCATTGGTGTTTCCCTGTGGAGGAGGCACAGCTTTGGAGGTAAAAAGCTATAGACTTGCTTAGTTTTTGTTGATCCAAAGATATGATGAGGTAAACATGAAACTAATCGagcatttttcttttcttattcaGGTGCTTGAAGTCCAACTTCCTGGTAAGAGAGCAATCAACGCTGCTGCTTTTTGGAATGGCTTGAGAGGTCaaaagctgaagaagctgtgaaGACAAAGACTTGAAGTTTGATTCTAAGTGTCAATTTAGTTAATTTCTTTTGTCACATTCTAATTTTACTTATGACTAATATCCCCACATTCTTTGATGTAATACTATTTATTCTCTTCTCGAGGGAGAAGACTTTTAAAATCTGAAATAAACGAACTCTTCACACTTTGCACTAATGTAAGAATTTGTATTTAACTCGTGTTAGAATAACATTCAACATACTAGCATCATAACAACATCTGTGCAAGCAAAGATCCCCCAAATGTTGGGTAAAAGCGAAGAAAACTTGCATATGTGGTCCCCTATGTGGCCATATAGTCTCCATGACTTTCATCCAACATCTCAACCACAGGAGCATACTGCACCATGTCAAGTTAATGCAAGTCGATAAGCAACAATGAAAAGAAGAACAGAAAGCAAAAGAAGCTTTTAAGATTTCAACATTTACCTCATCATCTTCGTCAAAGTAAATCCCATCAACATCGCTCTTCTTCTGAAACTCCCATCCTAATCTATTCTCAAGCAACTCTTTGAACTTCCTTGTCTGCATAAACACATTATGTGAAAATGAATTTGATGTAGACAAAGTGTGTGATCTGTCTAAGTAGATTTTTGGACATACCCACGACAATAAATCTCCATCAACTACAGATGCCTCTTCCACTAATGCAAAAAAGTCCTGTTACCACAAAGCAAAGGAAGATCGAGCTGAAAtctttttaaattcaaaacGTATGCTCGCTCAAAGGAAACATGTAAAGCTAGTCAGAGATTTTACCTTGCAAAGCAAGTGCAGAAAGCTATCTGAAGCTAGCCAAGAATCATCGAGAAGTGCAAGTACGCCCATCTCTGGACCACTGCTCTCTTTCTGTAGTCCATACTTTAGTTGATGGTAGATGACTTCAATGAACTGTAATAAATACATCATGAAAGATTAAGTTCGGAACTAATTAGGTTCGTAGAATGACAATTGGTAGAACTGCATATAAAACAACAGAGGAAAACGAGATATAATTGGTTTAAATAGCATCTATATGCATCCTCAGAGATAGTTTTAAAATGAGAATTAACGAAACTCACCTTTGTGAAAAGTTCACTCCTAGTCTGAAATGGCTGCAAAAGGTCACAAAAGGCATGAAGTTGCATTAATTTTTCGAATTACAATATAGAAGCAGGTATCCATATGATAACCAAAAACAGAGAAATATAGAAAACGGAATagatcagaaagaaaaaaaaatacaccaTCAAATCAAAGGTCCTTTAGAATCACATACCGCTTCAGTGCAGCCTAGTAAAAGACTAACTAAGGACTTCCATTGCATGAAGGATTCAAGAGACTGCCCCATCTGCACAATAATGTGACAACATGATCTGAGAATGGAATACAAGTCTGAAGGACTCATACGTGTGACCATACATAATTATGCACTGTGTATGAATGTATAATAAGTATATGTTAAGAGTACATACCAAAAATGCTACAAATGAAAACTGTAGCTCCCCAAGAAGCAAGTCTTCCGAGGCTTTGTACTCCTTTGATAATACACTTTCTAGTAGTTGAGTCTATACAAACAAAAGAGGAAATGACATCAACTAAGCTTCACAGAATTTTAACGTTCAAAACATCTACCGAAGAaaagtaaagaagaaaaatataaaggAGGCAGTTACCTTGTCAAGATTCAAAGAGGTTAGCTCCTGACCAGACATTCCCTTGTGCTTTATAATCCGAGGAATAGAAGTATAGTAAAACCTATTCCCTTTTGGTTGCTCAGTAGATGACGATGCTGCCTCAGACTTGCTTTTCTTCA
This window contains:
- the LOC108830411 gene encoding uncharacterized protein LOC108830411, encoding MDSEKALELVKHGATLLFLDVPQHTLIGIDTQMFTVGPAFKGIKMIPPGIHFVFYSSSTRDGKEFSPTIGFFIDVAPSQVIVRKWNQQDEWLAKVSEEEEERYSQAVKSLEFDKHLGPYNLSQYGAWKHLSNYITMDVVEKFEPVGGEITVIYESAILKGGPKTEMERALDAQMKKSKSEAASSSTEQPKGNRFYYTSIPRIIKHKGMSGQELTSLNLDKTQLLESVLSKEYKASEDLLLGELQFSFVAFLMGQSLESFMQWKSLVSLLLGCTEAPFQTRSELFTKFIEVIYHQLKYGLQKESSGPEMGVLALLDDSWLASDSFLHLLCKDFFALVEEASVVDGDLLSWTRKFKELLENRLGWEFQKKSDVDGIYFDEDDEYAPVVEMLDESHGDYMAT